The following DNA comes from Arcobacter cloacae.
CTTAAATCATCAATTAAATTGAATAAATATAGTTCAATGGAACTTTCACCAATTATAATATTTCCATTTTTTTTAAAATTTATAAAACATTTTTATGATTTCAAATTAGCAAAAATATCAATAGGCTTTTTCTCAATATTCTCTTTTAGTATATTTTTTTCTGAATTATCTTTATCAACATTTTTTACTTTTGGAGTAATCTTATTTTTTGATTTTTTCAAATAAAAAGAAAGATTTTGTTCACTCAATCCAGTTCTATTTTTACACTTTGCTTTTAAAAATTCTATCACTTGTTTTTGAGAATAATTTAGTTCAAGAAGTTTATTTATATCATCAATATGTTCATCAAACACAGATGTTTTTTTCTTTGGTAAGTTATTTTGAATAAAATCATCAATATTCATCAATTTGCCTTTAATCAATTATTATCACATATAATCTAGCTTATATAAAATATATTCAATAATTATATAGTATTATCAAAGTTAAATCAATTAATATATAGTATTTCTCTAGTATTAATAAAAAATACATAATCAGGTAATGTCATAAAAAATATTAAGCAATAAATTGCTAAAATATTTTCAATGACTAAGCTATATGCTTAACTATCGTCAAGCTTTTTTATAAAGGATTTCTATGAGCAAGAATGAATCATCATATAGGGTTGATTTACATATTTTAGACCATGCAGAAACTATTTATAACACTCTTGGGCAATACAATCCTTTAAAACACAAAGCTCATTTTAAATGCTCTATTGATACAAGCCAGTTAATTGCAAATGGATTTAATTCAAAAGATAAAATAAACAATGTAATGAAATTAATGTTAGATGAGATAATCAATACCAAATATACATTTAGAGTAAAAACTAGAGAATACATTGATAAAAATGGAAATAAAAAAGAGTATTTTTCAAATAAGAGTTTTGATTTAGCAAGTGATACATTAAGTGCATATCACAATAGAGCTTTTAGTAGTGAAATTGATTTTGATAATATTGAACCACATTTTCATTTTTTATTAGACTCTTCAAAACAAACTGGTTTAAACTATTACCATTTAAAAAAGCATTTACAAACTGTTGCAAGTAAATATAGTTTAGTATTTCACTTTGATGAAGAAAAAGAAAGAAGTGTAAATAAATATCAAGGTTTAATGGAAAAGTGTTCTAGGTTTTCTTGGTTCACACAAAAGATGACTGATAAACAAGTAGTAAACTATGTTAATTCAAAAGGTGATGATTTAACTAAGAACTTAGAGCTTTTATATGATTATGCAACAGCAACTGGTAATTTACAGTTTTATATTAAAGCTATGAACAATATCAAAAAAAGATTAAATAGATTAGATTTAGACTTTGAGTTTAGAGGTAATAATATAAGACACATCTACCCTATTCCAATTGATGAGATTACAAATGAAACTTTAATTGCAATTGCAAATAAAGATAAAGAAAAATTAAAAGAGCTAATGACTAGTGAATTTTTTGACTGAAAATTGACCCACTATTTTGAAAACTTTTGACCCACCTGTAAACTAAAAAAACATACTCTTTTCTCATAAAAATAATAATTATGAAGAAAGGTAAAAGGAGATGATTAGTATGGAGGATTGGGTAACTATTCGTAATCTAAAAAAGAAAGATCCAAACTTAGGAACTAGAACAATTGCTTTAATGTTAGGTATTAGTAGAAATACTGTAAAAAAAGCATTATTAAATGATGAATTACCTTTATATAACAGAGGTGAGAAAAAAATAAATGAAGCAGTTGAACCATTTATTGATTTTATCAAAGAGTCATTTTTAAAGAAAAATTTAAAAGCTAGTAGAATTTTAAAAGATATAAAATCAAAAGGATATAGAGGAAGTCAATATGCTTTATATGCTTACATAAGAGAAATTTTAAAACCAATAGCAAACGATGTAAGTAAAAATTCACCTCATGCTTACATGAGATATGAAACAAAACCAGCTGAACAGATGCAATATGATTGGAGTCCATATACAGTTACTATTGGTGAAAATCTTGTAAAAATAAATATACATCAAACAATCTTAGGATTTAGTAGATATAAATTTTATGATGTAAGTTTAAATGTATCAGGAAGTGATGTATATACAGCATTAGAAGAGAGTTTTATCTTCTTTGGAGGAGTTTGTGAAAGAATACAAGTTGATAATGCAACAGTATTTATAACAAATGCTTCTAAAGATAATCTTATTTGGAATCCAAGATTTTTATCATTGTGTGGATTGTATGGAATAAAACCAACAAGAAGTATGCCATCACATCCATGGAGTAAAGGTAAAGTTGAATCACCTTTTAGTTATCTTGAAACACATTTTATTAGTGGTAATGAATTTAAAAGCTTTGAAGATTTAAGAGAACGATTAAAACAATTTCAAGATGAGCATAATTTAGAGATTCATGGCACAACTAAACAAATTTCAAAAATACTCTTTGAAAAAGAGGAACAAAGTTTTTTAAAACCACTACCAATAAATCCAATAACTGGGGAATTAAAACGATATGTTGGATTTAAAGAAGAGTTTAGAAAGGCAAATTCTGAATGTTTAGTCTCTTACAAAGGTAATAAATATTCAGTTCCACATTACTTTGCAAGTAAAGAGGTTTGGTTAAGAGTATTATATGGAACAACTTTGCAAATATACTCAAGTAAAAATAAACTAATAGCAACTCATACAATTAGCCTTAAAAAAGGTGAAGTCCTTGTTAATAAAGAGCATTTCAATGGATATAGAAAAGAAAATCAGTTTGATTCAATTGCAATTTCAATATCAAGACTTATAAAAAGATTTGCTAACTACATAAATATTCATAAATTCATTGAAAATATTAAAGTTCAAAAAAGAATTAGCCCAGCTTATCACCTTTATAAAATAGCAAACTTGTTTGAATACTACGATGAGGCTGATTGTATTATGGCAATGGAAGAAGCAATTAGTTTAAATATTTATAGCTTCTCTTTTATCAAAGGAACAATTACACATCAAACCAAGCCAAAAAATGAACAGTTAAATCTGTTTAATATCAAATTACCCCAAGCAAATATAAAAAGAGATTTAGGAGATTATAAAATATGAGAAATAAAAATACTACAAACTTAAGAAACAGTGGACCAGTTAATTTAGAGAATGGTTCACTAAAAGCAAATATAGAGAGTTATTGTAAACTTTTATCTCTTTCATCAGTGGCAGATAATTATGAAAGTGCAGCACTTGATGCTGCTAAAGCAAAACTATCATATCAAGATTATCTGTATAAACTATTGCAACAACAAATAGTTGATAGAGTAGATAGAAGTGTAAATGCTAGAATTAAAAAAGCAGGATTCAAATATATGGCAACTTTGGATGAGTTTGATTTTAGCTTTCAACCTCAAATAGATGAAAAACTAATACGAGAATTAGCAACTCTAAGCTTTTTAGATAGTGCTACAAATGTACTTTTAGTTGGTGCTCCAGGAGTTGGAAAAACTCATCTTTCAATAGCATTAGGACTTGAAGCCACCAAACAAAGAAGAAGAGTAAAATTTATAAGTGCTGAAGATTTAACCAATGAACTAATAGCTGCAAATCACTCTAATACTATAACAGATTATCTTGAAAGTATGAGTAGAATAGAGTTACTAATAATTGATGAAATTGGATACTTAGACCTTTCAAGAGAAGTAGCATCACTTTTTTTTAGACTTATTTCAAAGAGATATGAAAAATCTTCAACAATAATTACATCAAATAAAGAATTTCAAGAATGGGGACAGATATTTAATGATGATGTGATAGCAACAGCAATACTAGATAGACTTTTACATCATTCACATCCATTTTTAATAAATGGTCCAAGTTATAGAATGAAAGATTTATTGCCAAAAAGTAAAAAGAAACAAAATTTAGAGAATAAAAATAACGAAATTTAATGTTATAATTTCAATCTGCAGGTGGGTCATTTTTAATCAAAAAAGTGGGTCAAATTTCAATCAAAATTTTCAGACTAGAGATAACTTTTTAGCTAGAGATTACATCAAATATACAAATGGTTTTCAATCTACAATAATTGATGAGTTAAAACAAAGAGATTATATTTTTCCAATAATCTCTTCAAATGATTTAATACTAGAGAATATGAAAGGTAGAAGTAAAACAGAGTTTAGAAATAGTGATAAATTTTTATCTTTTAACAATGCTGTTAAAAATGATATTTTAGAAGCTTTAAAATATGCAAAAAATGAAATTGAGTTAAAAGATATACTTTTAAAATTTGGATATAAAGATTTAGGATTTAGAAATCAAAATATTCAAGGTAAAAGAAAAAAAACTGGATTAAAATTCAGTTATGAAGATAAAAATTACTCTGTATATTTTAATCAAATTGGACTAGATGAAAGTACTATTTTATTTCATTTACAAAATAATGCAAAATCAAATGTATCTAATACTTTAGATTTAAAACAAAAATCAAATATTCAAAATCTAAAATTCTTTGATTCATTCCAAAATAAAATCTATAAAGATATTTACAATCTTGAAAGTGATATTGATTTATCAAGATACTATATTAAAAAAGAGAATGATTCTGTAAAAATTACTTCTAAATCAAAAGATAAAGATATTGAAATTATTGATTCTATAAATGAGATTTTAAGTAGTGGAGAAATTAGTGAACAAGAAGCTAAATTGATTGTTCAACTTATGAAACAAAAAGGATGGACGGATATTAATAAACTTGATTTTAACGAATCAAGTAAAGAATTTATTTCTAAGATTAGGGATGAGTTTAATAATGAGAAATAATATATTTTTGATATAATTATTAATCAATAAGATATTTTTAAATTAAAAAAAAGGTAACATGATAAGAATTATAAAAAAAATTTTCAATTCTTTAGATGGAAATAAAAATCTAACAAAAAATACAAATAAAGAATCAACATCCGCAGATTATAGTGAAAAAGTTATAACATTCAAAGATAAAAAATTTTCTAATATTAAAAATGAAATAAAAAATGATTTAAAAGAAGTTGAAAAAATTAAATTTATTGATTGTACTTTTACTAATTGCTTTTCAGATGATTTAATAATAAATAAAAATTGTGAGGTGATTTTCGAAAAATGTACTATTCAAGGAGAATTTAAACACATATTTTGTGAATCAATTATTTTTAAAGATTCTGAAATTGAGAAATATTATTTTAATAATCCTGCAGAAGATAAAATTGAAATAAAAGATTTATTATTTTTTAATTCAAAAATAGACAGTTTAGAATTAGAAGGTGTTATTCTTAAAAAACAACTTATAAAAAATAACAATAATATTAAAGAAAAATTTAAAGAGATTAAATCTC
Coding sequences within:
- the istA gene encoding IS21 family transposase — protein: MEDWVTIRNLKKKDPNLGTRTIALMLGISRNTVKKALLNDELPLYNRGEKKINEAVEPFIDFIKESFLKKNLKASRILKDIKSKGYRGSQYALYAYIREILKPIANDVSKNSPHAYMRYETKPAEQMQYDWSPYTVTIGENLVKINIHQTILGFSRYKFYDVSLNVSGSDVYTALEESFIFFGGVCERIQVDNATVFITNASKDNLIWNPRFLSLCGLYGIKPTRSMPSHPWSKGKVESPFSYLETHFISGNEFKSFEDLRERLKQFQDEHNLEIHGTTKQISKILFEKEEQSFLKPLPINPITGELKRYVGFKEEFRKANSECLVSYKGNKYSVPHYFASKEVWLRVLYGTTLQIYSSKNKLIATHTISLKKGEVLVNKEHFNGYRKENQFDSIAISISRLIKRFANYINIHKFIENIKVQKRISPAYHLYKIANLFEYYDEADCIMAMEEAISLNIYSFSFIKGTITHQTKPKNEQLNLFNIKLPQANIKRDLGDYKI
- the istB gene encoding IS21-like element helper ATPase IstB, which produces MRNKNTTNLRNSGPVNLENGSLKANIESYCKLLSLSSVADNYESAALDAAKAKLSYQDYLYKLLQQQIVDRVDRSVNARIKKAGFKYMATLDEFDFSFQPQIDEKLIRELATLSFLDSATNVLLVGAPGVGKTHLSIALGLEATKQRRRVKFISAEDLTNELIAANHSNTITDYLESMSRIELLIIDEIGYLDLSREVASLFFRLISKRYEKSSTIITSNKEFQEWGQIFNDDVIATAILDRLLHHSHPFLINGPSYRMKDLLPKSKKKQNLENKNNEI